The genomic window CTGGTGGGGGCCGCACTTGGCGGTGCCAGCCTGTTTGCGTTTGAGCGCCTGCGCCGCGACCACTGGCCGTGGGAGCAATCCGTGGGATTGCGCGTGCTAGCCATTGCCGCAGTCACCGGTGCGGCCCTGCTGGCCTGGCCCAACGGCTTCACCGCGCCCGACTACATTCCGCTGGTGGCCGGCTCCCTGATCGCCGCCACCTTGGGCATGCAGTGGGACAAGAACCATCTGCGTTTTGCAGCACCACCCCAGTTCTGGCGCCGGGTGGCCATGGGCTTGGTGGGCACCGCCATTTTTATGGGTGAACAAAAGCTGCTCAAGCTGCTGGGCCCCGTGGTACCGCTGGACCCGATGGTTTGGGTCTTTGTCAAAGGCTTGGCCAATGGCCTGTGTGTGGCCGTGTTGATGCCGGCTGTTTTTGTGGGGCTGCGTTTGGCGCTACCATCTGCAACCCCGGCCCCTGGCCCCCCCCCGACAAACCCCTCTCCGCGTCCCGCTGACCTGCATCCATGGCCAAACTTTTTTTTCGCTACTCGGCCATGAACGCCGGTAAATCCACCGCGCTGCTGCAAATCGCCTACAACTACGAAGAACAGGGCCAACGCGTGCACCTGTTCACCGCAGGTATTGACGACCGCAGCGGCGCCGGTTGTATTGCCTCGCGGCTGGGCCTGCAACGCCAGGCTGATGTGTTTGACGAGCACACCGATTTCTTCACCCTGCTGTCGCGCGAAGACGCTCTGGCCTGTGTGCTCATCGACGAGTCACAATTTTTGTCGCCTGAACAAGTACGCCAGCTGCACCGCGTGGCCAATGTTTGCGGCGTGCCGGTCATCTGCTTTGGCCTGCGCTCGGACTTCCAGGGCAATGCCTTTCCCGGCTCGGCCCAATTGCTGACCCTGGCCGACGATATTGAAGAAATCAAGACCATTTGTGGCTGCGGCCGCAAGGCGACGATGAACATCCGCATCGACGACAAAGGCCAGCGCGTACACGCCGGTGCCCAGGTGGAGATTGGTGGCAACGAGCGCTATCAGCAGGTGTGCGCACGCTGCTTCTATGACGATAAATCCGGCGTCTGTTGTAAAATGAGGTAACAGTTGTGGTTGGCTACATTGGATTGTTTGAAAAGTCATTCCTTGAATATCTTGCCCCAACGGGTTACTAATTTTTATGTGAGCAACCAACTGAAGGGGAGTGATATGTCGAGAGTGGTGAATGGTCTTGTAGCCGGAACTTTAATGGTCTCCACATTTGCACAAGCCGGTAATGTGAGCGGTTTTCTGGCCCAGCGAGATGCCATGTACGTCTACAACATGAATGTGACAGAGCGGGTATCCAAAGAGTTCTGGGGTATAGATTGTGATGTTTTCCAGGTGTTGTTCAAAATGGACAGCGGCAGCACAAGTTTTCGACATGTGCAATCGAACTCGGGGGCCACGGCCGATACGCTGAGCGCGCGGACGTGGTTCCCTAACCCGCTTTACTCTTACCAGAGCCAGTTTGCCTACAGTCTGTCTGATACAGCCACATATAAAGTATTCGGTTTTGAATCCGCTACGTTGAATGGCGTTGCAAGTACTGGCCGTGGCACATTCTTCGCCTATTGCTTTTCTACAAATCCAAACGCCCGCATATTTTTGTGGGATGGCGAGGCTTGTCGCATTAAATACTCTAACGGAAGTAGCGTGTCCTCTGTCTGCATGTAATTTCATAGAGGGATAGCCTCTGCGTCATTTGATTCAATAGAACCCCTTGAATGACGCGCCCTGTTGAACTTTAGATTTGCCCTGGAATCTCCCTGCTATTGTTGTATTTGAGACACCCAATATGGAGCAACATTATGATGAACAACGGCATTCTCGTCGTTGCAATTGCATAGACCTTAGTGGGGTACAACATGAGCATGACCATCGGCAACGCAACCTCCCATCTCGGAGATGTCAAAGGCAACTTCGCAATAGGGGCGAGAGAATTCAAGCAGGGCGCGCCAAAAACGTTTGCTGAAGTACAAGCCAACGAAATTGCGGCAAACAGTTTTACTGGCTCTGTCGATAGGGAAAGAGCTGCTACCACAGGCAGTGGTACACAGTCTTTGGATCTTGAAGGGTCTCAAACAACAGATCAACTGTTGTTGCAGCGCCGAATGGCGAACCAACTCGGTGTGGACCCGAAGGCTTCTCTCGACTCAACACGCGTTAGCCAGCAATCGTCAGCATCTGAAAGCACGTACAGCCCACAAGCGACGACTGACACGCTGTCCGCTTTCCAAGGGCAAGATCAACTTCTGAAGCAAAGTCGACCAGCTACTCAACAAAGCGAGGATCCCAAGTGGGCAGCTGACGGCTCAAACGTTGTCGTACAGGCTGCCGCTGCTTTAATGTCCAACACAGTGCAAGCAATTGTCACTACGCCTCTGGCGACGTTGACAACGCTTGAAGAACAGGCCGATCGACCTTAATAGAGGCGAAGTCCAAGCACCGTTTAAGGCACACCCACTGATGTTAAATAGGCTGGCTAGGTGGATTGCTTAAACGCCATCACCGCCTGGTTGCGCAGGGTGCGCAAAAGGGCCAGTTCCTTCTCATCCAACTCCAGGGATCCCCGGTTCTTCTTGTCGGCATAAATCAGGCCAAAAGGGGCACCCTTTATCATCAGTGGCAACAGCAGAAAAGTGTGGGCGTTCAGCCCCTTTCGGTACCACTCGGGCAGACGCTGGGCGAGTCGGGGCTCGGTGGCGTCACTGATCATGGTGTCGGTCCCTTTTTGGCACACCACGGCAAACAAATCGGGCGTTGCCGTCTTCAGAGGCACTTTGAACCCCTTGGCAAACACCTCCACACCTTGGCCCAAGCCAAATCGTCCCGTCATGGTCTCGGTCTTGGCATCACGCATGCAGAAGATGATGTGGTCGAAATGCAGGGCACGTATCATGGTTTCCAGGATCATGCGCAGCACGTCGGTCAGTTTGAAATCCTCCACCATGGCGTTGGTGATGTCTTGAATGCCGGCGGTGAGGGTCTCGGTCACCGAGGAATCCTTGGGCGCCGCAAAACTCTTGCCATCGGGCAAGGTGGTATTGGTCGCATGCAGCGCAAAGGCGGCCAGGCCACTGTCGGCCTCCTGTGCTGCGCCCTCTTCGTCGTCCTTGCCACTGGGCAGGGTTGGCATGGACAACAGATTGGCCGCGGCAGAGCCGGGCGAGACCCGTATCTCCATCGCAGCGGCCAGCTCAATCAGTTTTTGCCGCGCGGCGGTGGTGGCAGCCTGCACCGCCTTGGACCCTACCCCCAGCGCCGATACATATTTGCGGGTGACCGCCTGTACCCGGGCATCCACATCTTTCGGGGCGGAGTGCAACAAAACATCGGCAATTTCATTGGCGGCCAGGGCGATCCAGCGCATGCGTTCGTCGTAATCCGAGGGCGCCTTGGATGGCACCGCACCCGTGGGTTTGCGCATGCAACGCTGCATGCTCAGCGGCAAGCCCCAGGCCTTGGCAATACCCAGACCCAATTCCTCAAAGGTGAGGCCCAGTACCTGGGAGGAGGCAGCACTCTCGCTGACGGGTTCGCGGGTGGACTGCACCATCTTGCGGACCTGGCTGGCTTCTTCGGGAAAGTAGAACTGCACCAGCAGGCGGCCCAGGTTTTGGAACATGGCACCAATAAACGCCTCTTCACTCTCCCCCGCCCCTGGACACAACTCACCACCAATGGAACCTGCCATCAGCGAGCGCAAAAACTCTTCCTTCAGTTGGCTTGCATGGGCCTTGTCTTGCATGTGCTCCAGCAGAACAAGGCTCAGCGCCATATTGCGAATGCCATTGAAGCCCACCAGGTTGACCGCCCGCGACACGGTGTTGATGCTGCCGCGGTGTGCATAGTGCGCACTGTTGACCATGCGCAACAGCTTGTTGGTCAGGGCCACATCCTTGAGGATTTCATTGGTGACGCTGTTGACACTTTCGGTGTCGGAGTTGGCCATGTTTTGGATGCGCAACACGGAGTCCGACAGTGCCGGAAAGTCGCTTTTATGGCGCATGCGCCGCAGCAGAAAGTCCAGCGTGCTATTGCTGCCGGCTCCACTGGCTGTGGCAGCCGGTTTGGCCCATTGCTCCAGCTCGGCCTGGAAGGCCCGGGCCGTGGGAAAGCGTTGCCGCGGGTCACGCGCCAGCGCACGCAACACAATGGCACGCAGGCGGTCGTCCACATCCGCATTCATCTCATCGGGCAAGACCATCTGCTCGTGCACCACGCGGTAAATGGCGCGGTAGGGGTCTGGCTCGTCAATCAGGGGCTTGCCGGTCAACAGCTCCGCCAGGACCACACCCGCCGAAAAGATGTCCATGGATGCGGACGGCGCGCCACCATTGGCGGCTTCGGGCGACAGGTAGCCCACCGTGCCCCCGCCTGCCACAACCGGATCGGTGCTGTTGCGGTCCGGTATACGGGCCGCTATGCCAAAGTCCAGCACGCGGGCGCGCCCTGTGCCATCCACCAACACGTTGGAAGGCTTCAGATCGCGGTGCACCACGTTGACCGCATGGGCCACCGCCACCGCATCCAGCACATCCCGCATCAACGCTACGGCCTCCTGCGGCGGGATGGCGCCGCGTTGCTTGAGAATCTGGTCCAGCGTGTTACCGGCGATGTATTCAAACACCAGGTAGGGCTGGTGGTCCTGGATATCGGCCTCGTAGACCGGGACAATGCTGGGGTGTTTGACGCGCCCCACGCTACGCGCTTCATCCAGCCACTGCACCAGGGCCTGGGGGTCGGAGCCGCTGCCCGGCCGCATGACCTTGATGGCCACCTCACGCTCCATGCGGGGGTCAAAGGCCAGCCACACCGTGGACTGTGCGCCCTGGCCCAGAATTTTTCTCAGTTCGAATCGCCCCAGCGTGTCGGATACGCGCAACGAGCCGGTGGCCAGCGGTGAGCGGCCGTTTGTAAATGTGTTGGGCGTGGGCATGCTCTGGCTGTTGGAAGGGTGCGCAATAGGTGATTTGCAAACCACAGTATGACACCGCCCTACCCCGCAGCCAAGCATTGGTATCTGGGGGTGAAATACCCCCTTTTCTGCCGCTATTGCTGGCGCAACTGCTGGCGCAAATCGGCCCGTTCCCGGTCACTCATCTGGCGTGGGACAGGGCTTGTGTTTGCCCGGGCGAAGGCGACATCGGGTTGAGATTTGAGCGACGCCCGCAGCAAGGCGCGGCGTTGTTGGGTGTCGCTCTCGCGTGCGGGCTCGCGGGTTTCAGCCCTTGTTGGCTCCGCTGCCTCTGGCGTCGGTTGGGCATTGGCACCGTGTGCCACCATGGCCAGAAAGGCATACACAACACGGGGGGCAAACATGGTGGAATGGGGTCCGGTGGTCGGTTTATTGGGCTTTTTTTGCATTGTTGGACGATCCACCGCAACAGTCTGCCGATTTTTGTAACTTTATGTCAATGCCTCGAAATTAAGCAAAGCCAAGCCCCGGAAGCCGCGCAAAATCACGGCTGTTACAAATTCCACACCCCCCTATGCAGAACACGGCAACCCGACCCAACAAGATCCTGGTGGTAGATGATGACACCCGCATACGCGACCTGCTCCGGCGTTACCTGGCACAAGAAGGTTTTGACGTGCTGCTGGCAGAAGACGGCAAGTCCCTCACGCGCATCATGCTGCGCGAAACCGCAGACCTGATCGTGCTGGACCTGATGATGCCCGGTGAAGACGGCTTGTCCATTTGCCGGCGATTGCGCGCTGCAGGTGACGTCACCCCCATCATCATGCTCACCGCCAAGGGCGAAGATATAGACCGCATTGTGGGCCTGGAGGTGGGTGCGGACGACTACCTGGGCAAGCCCTTTAACCCGCGCGAACTGCTGGCCCGCATCCATGCCGTCCTGCGCCGCAGACCCACCCCCGAAGTGCCGGGCGCCCCGTCTACCGAGAACGAAGTCGCACGTTTTGGTGTGTTTACCTTTGACCTGGCAGCCCGCACCCTGCACAAGGAGGGCAAAGAACTGACCCTGACCACCGGCGAATTTGCCATGCTCAAGGCGCTGGTGCGCCACCCGCGCGTACCCCTGTCGCGTGAAAAGCTGGCCCAGCTCTCGCGCGGCCGTGAGTTTGAACCGTTTGACCGCAGCCTGGATGTGCAGGTTTCACGTTTGCGCAAACTGATAGAGAAGGACCCTGCCTCGCCCCACTTCATCCAGACGGTATGGGGTGTGGGGTATGTCTTTGTGCCGGACGAAGCGGCCTGAGCTTGGAATTTCCCGCCACGCAGCAGACTCAAACGGTGTCGCAGGACGACTCCGAGTACGAGTCCTCGCCGGTTGGCCTCAACCTGTTCTGGCGCACCTTTTTCCTGATCGCATTGCTGCTGCTGGGCAGCATGCTGGCTTGGTTGCAAACCCTGCATTCGCTGGAGTTTGAAAGCCATGCCGTAGGTACGGCGCAAGAACTGGCATCACAGGTCAACCTGAGCCGCGCGGCTCTGGTCTACTCCGATGCCATTGCACGGGTGGCCTTGCTCAAGACCATGAGCGACCAGGAGGGTTTGCGCATCGTGCCGCGTGAACCCAGCGACAAATTCACCCTGTTTGATGGTGACGCCCTGAGCCGCCGTGTTGCCAGTGAACTGGCCAAACGCCTGGGCGCGGGCACGGTGGTGGCCAATAGCGTCAATAGCCAATCTGGCCTGTGGATAGGCTTCAAGATTGATGGCGACGACTACTGGCTGCTGACGGATGAGGCCCGATTCCGCGCGGCGGAGGGCAAAACCTGGGGCGTATGGCTGGCAGTGGCTACCGCCTTGTCGCTGGTGGGGGCCGCATTGATAGCCCGGTTGATCAACCGGCCGTTAAAACAACTGTCTTTCGCCGCCAGCCGGGTACGCGAAGGCGACTTTGAGGCCAGTCGGCTGGACGAAAACGTGCAGACCGGCGAGATCCGCGAGGTGAACATCGGCTTCAACCGCATGGCCCAGCGCCTGGCCAAGATCGAGCAGGACCGCGCGGTGATGCTGGCTGGCATTTCACACGACCTGCGCACCCCACTGGCCCGCCTGCGCCTGGAAACCGAAATGAGCGTGACCGACCTGGACGCCCGGGCCCATATGTCAGCCGACATCGCCCAATTGGACGCCATCATCGGCAAGTTCTTGGACTATGCACGGCCAGAACGAACCAAACTGGCCCCCGTGGTCTTGGCCGACGTGGTGGAGGCCTGCACCTACTCCTACAAAAAGCAGACCGACGTCAAGATCAAAGTGCAGCTGGAAGACAACCTGCTGGTGCTGGCCGATGAAGTGGAGCTAGGCCGCATCCTCTCCAATCTGCTGGAAAACGCACGCCGTTATGGCAAATCCGTCGATACCGGCATTGCCCGCATCCACCTGGCAGCCATCTCGCGGGACAAGTGGGTGCTGATCAAGATTCGCGACCACGGTGTGGGTGTGGCCACCGAGCAGCTCACCAACCTCACCCAACCGTTTTACCGCGGAGAAGCCGCCCGTACGGCGGCCAACGGCGCCGGCCTGGGCCTGGCCATCGTTGACAAAACCGTGCAGCGCATGGGCGGCGCGTTTTCGCTGGGCAATGCACCGTCTGGCGGTTTGTCCTGCAATATTCGCCTGCAACGCGTCAGCAGCCCTTGAAAACTACAGGCTAGCCGCGAGGGTGGCACCCTCGCGGATCGCGCGCTTGGCATCCAGTTCGCTAGCCAGTGCAGCGCCACCGATCTTGTGGAAACGTGGCGCACCGGGCACCACCGGTGTATCGGCTGGGGGCATCAGCTCGGTCAAGGATTCCTGACCGGCGCACAAGACCACATGGTCAATTTCCAGCACCTGGGACTCCCCATTGACCGTGATGTGCAAACCAGCGTCGTCAATACGGCGGTACTCCACACCCGCCAGCATCTTGACCCCATTGCGCTGCAACACCGCACGGTGCACCCAGCCGGATGTTTTGCCCAAGCCAGCCCCCACACGCGTGGTCTTGCGTTGCAACAAATACAACTCGCGATACGGCTCGGCCGGTGCAGCGGGCACTAATCCACCATGGGCCTGGGCTTGCAGGTCAACACCCCACTCCTGGCACCAGTGTTCTATGGACAGCGGCAGCGCCACCGCCGGGTCGTGCAGCAAAAACTCACCCACATCAAAACCAATGCCACCGGCGCCGATGATGGCCACCCTCTTGCCGGGCACCACCTTGCGCTGTAGCACGTCCAGGTAGGACACCACATTGGCCCGCTCCACCCCCGGAATGCGCGGTGTGCGCGGCACGATGCCCGTAGCCAGCACGATGTCATCAAAGCCCTGGGCCAACAACTCTTCACGGCTGACACGCTGGTTGAGTTTGACGGTGACACCCGTTATATCCAGACGCCGCGCAAAATAACGCAGGGTCTGCGCAAACTCTTCCTTGCCCGGCACCTGCATGGCGATGTTGAACTGACCACCGACACGGTCGCTGCTGTCGAATAGCGTCACGTCGTGGCCACACTCGGCTGCCACCGTAGCCGCAGACAAGCCCGCAGGCCCCGCACCCACCACCGCCACCTTCTTCTTGCGGGCGGCCTTGCGGTAGACCAGCTCGGTCTCGTGCGCAGCCCGCGGGTTGACCAGGCAGCTGGCACGCTTGTTGGCAAAGGTATGGTCCAGGCAGGCCTGGTTGCAGCCTATGCAGGTATTGATTTCGTCCACCCGACCGGCAGCGACCTTGTTGACCCAGTCGGAGTCGGCCAGAAACGGCCGCGCCATGGACACCATGTCCACACTGCCACTGGCAATCAGTGCCTCGGCTTCATCCGGCATGTTGATACGGTTGCTGGCGATGACCGGTACCTTTACGGCCTGCTTCAGGCGTGCCGCCACGCTGGCAAATGCCGCGCGAGGCACCGAGGTGACGATGGTGGGCGTGCGCGCCTCGTGCCAGCCGATGCCGGTGTTGAACAGGTTTACACCCGCCGCCTCCAGTGCCTGGGCCACTTGCACCACTTCGGGCCAGGTGTTGCCGCCCTCCACCAAGTCCAGCACCGAGTGGCGGTACATCAGAATGAAATTGGGTCCGACCGCCGCGCGCACCTGGCGCACGATCTCCACCGGCAGTCGCATGCGGTTCTCAATGTTGCCACCCCAGCGGTCGGTACGCTGGTTGGTGCGGGTGCACAAAAACTGATTCAGCAAATACCCTTCGCTGCCCATGATTTCCACGCCGTCGTAACCCGCCTTTTGCGCCAGTTGGGCGCAGCGCACATAGGCCTTGATGGTGGACTGGATGCCGCCCTCAGTCAAAGCCTTGGGTTTGAACATGGAGATGGGGGATTTGATGCTGGACGCCGACACTACAAAGGGCTGGTAGCCATACCGACCCGAGTGCAGAATCTGCATCAAAATCTTGCCGCCCTCTTCGTGCACTGCGTCGGTCACCTTGCGGTGGTTGCGCACATCAAAGACTGAATTCAGCGTGCCGCCAAAAGGCAGCAGCCAACCCTGGCGGTTCGGTGAAATGCCGCCGGTGACTATGAGGCCAACCCCACCCTTGGCCCGCTCACGGAAATAGGCCGCCAGTTTGGAGTAGTTGTAGAAGCGGTCCTCCAGCCCCGTGTGCATGGAGCCCATCATCACGCGGTTGCGCAGCGTGGTAAAGCCCAAGTCAAGCGGTTGCAGCAGGTGGGGATGTGCAGTGGTTGGCATATCAGACATGGTTAATCAGTACGATGGCACGGGCCTCCATGGCCAGGCCTTCGCCGACCGGCCCCATTTTTTCGGCGGTTTTGGCCTTGACGTTGACTTGCTCCACGTCGATGGCCAGCACCTGCGCAATACGCGCACGCATGGCCGCAATATGCGGTGCCAGCTTGGGGGTCTGGGCAATGACGGTGCTGTCCACATTGCCAATCTCAAAGCCTTTTTCGCGCACACGACGGGCAGCCTCGGCCAGCAACACGGTGGAGTCCGCGCCCTTGAACCGCACATCGGTATCCGGAAAATGTGTGCCTATATCGCCCATGGCTGCCGCACCCAGCAGCGCGTCGGTGATGGCGTGCAGCAGCGCATCCGCATCCGAATGGCCCAGCAGGCCTTTGGTGTGGGGAATGTCCACACCGCCCAAGATCAGCTTGCGGCCTTCCACCAGGGCGTGAATGTCCCAACCTTCTCCAATACGCAATCGCATAGTCTTCCTGTTTACTTGTTCCAATCGAGAATAGCCGAATTCCATGGGCGTTACATTTACGCTTTAAGCTCACGCACCTAAAACCCCCCCATGAAAATACTTACCCTTTTGGCCCTGTTCGCGTTCACCAGCATCACCCACGCCCAATCCACCCCCACCAAGCAAGAGCTGATCGCACGCATATTGGCAGCACAACAGCCAGCAATTGAGCAGACCGCACAAGCCATCGTGGAACGCCCGGCCATCCAAATGCAGCAACAGGCAGGCTTGGCCCTTCAGGCCCGCGTGGCACCCGAAAAGCGCGAGGCCGCTGCAAAACGCATCCAGGCAGACCTTAAAAAGTACATCGATGAAGTGGGCCCCGTCGTGCGGGCACAGGCCGTCAAGCTGGGACCCTCAACCATTGGCGCCTTGCTGGATGAAAAGTTCACCGAAGACGAACTGAAACAATTGATCGCCATCATCGAATCACCCGTCAACAAAAAGTTTGCACAAATGGGTGGTGAGTTTCAAAAGTCCCTGGGCGAAAAACTGGTGGCACAGACGCAGGCCAGCGTAACGCCCAAGGTCAAGGCGCTGGAGCAATCCATTGCAGGGCATTTGGGTCTGCCAACAACGCCATCGGAACCTGCTACCAAAGCACCCAAGAAATAGTCTAAGTCGTCTGGAGCCGCGCCTGCAGCACCGCTTGCGCCAGCGCAAAGTCCTGCGGGTAGGTGACCTTGAAGTTTTGCGCACTGCCCTCGACCAACAGCGGTGCTTTGCCGACAAACTCCAGCGCGCTGGCTTCATCGGTCACGGCATCACCCGCCACCA from Rhodoferax sp. AJA081-3 includes these protein-coding regions:
- the ompR gene encoding two-component system response regulator OmpR; its protein translation is MQNTATRPNKILVVDDDTRIRDLLRRYLAQEGFDVLLAEDGKSLTRIMLRETADLIVLDLMMPGEDGLSICRRLRAAGDVTPIIMLTAKGEDIDRIVGLEVGADDYLGKPFNPRELLARIHAVLRRRPTPEVPGAPSTENEVARFGVFTFDLAARTLHKEGKELTLTTGEFAMLKALVRHPRVPLSREKLAQLSRGREFEPFDRSLDVQVSRLRKLIEKDPASPHFIQTVWGVGYVFVPDEAA
- a CDS encoding phosphatase PAP2 family protein; translation: MDILHNLQWVLPLRSPALTQFAVGFSWLGYTTFIIFFIAIGYWTWNKALFYRLLVLVAINALVNAYIKDLVQDPRPPLDLRLDDLVGTSYGLPSAHAQMAVVMWLWLAWEVRRASLWVLCILIALGVMLSRMYLGVHDLEDVLVGAALGGASLFAFERLRRDHWPWEQSVGLRVLAIAAVTGAALLAWPNGFTAPDYIPLVAGSLIAATLGMQWDKNHLRFAAPPQFWRRVAMGLVGTAIFMGEQKLLKLLGPVVPLDPMVWVFVKGLANGLCVAVLMPAVFVGLRLALPSATPAPGPPPTNPSPRPADLHPWPNFFFATRP
- a CDS encoding sensor histidine kinase, translated to MSQDDSEYESSPVGLNLFWRTFFLIALLLLGSMLAWLQTLHSLEFESHAVGTAQELASQVNLSRAALVYSDAIARVALLKTMSDQEGLRIVPREPSDKFTLFDGDALSRRVASELAKRLGAGTVVANSVNSQSGLWIGFKIDGDDYWLLTDEARFRAAEGKTWGVWLAVATALSLVGAALIARLINRPLKQLSFAASRVREGDFEASRLDENVQTGEIREVNIGFNRMAQRLAKIEQDRAVMLAGISHDLRTPLARLRLETEMSVTDLDARAHMSADIAQLDAIIGKFLDYARPERTKLAPVVLADVVEACTYSYKKQTDVKIKVQLEDNLLVLADEVELGRILSNLLENARRYGKSVDTGIARIHLAAISRDKWVLIKIRDHGVGVATEQLTNLTQPFYRGEAARTAANGAGLGLAIVDKTVQRMGGAFSLGNAPSGGLSCNIRLQRVSSP
- a CDS encoding thymidine kinase; protein product: MAKLFFRYSAMNAGKSTALLQIAYNYEEQGQRVHLFTAGIDDRSGAGCIASRLGLQRQADVFDEHTDFFTLLSREDALACVLIDESQFLSPEQVRQLHRVANVCGVPVICFGLRSDFQGNAFPGSAQLLTLADDIEEIKTICGCGRKATMNIRIDDKGQRVHAGAQVEIGGNERYQQVCARCFYDDKSGVCCKMR
- the ispF gene encoding 2-C-methyl-D-erythritol 2,4-cyclodiphosphate synthase, producing the protein MRLRIGEGWDIHALVEGRKLILGGVDIPHTKGLLGHSDADALLHAITDALLGAAAMGDIGTHFPDTDVRFKGADSTVLLAEAARRVREKGFEIGNVDSTVIAQTPKLAPHIAAMRARIAQVLAIDVEQVNVKAKTAEKMGPVGEGLAMEARAIVLINHV
- a CDS encoding NADPH-dependent 2,4-dienoyl-CoA reductase; translated protein: MPTTAHPHLLQPLDLGFTTLRNRVMMGSMHTGLEDRFYNYSKLAAYFRERAKGGVGLIVTGGISPNRQGWLLPFGGTLNSVFDVRNHRKVTDAVHEEGGKILMQILHSGRYGYQPFVVSASSIKSPISMFKPKALTEGGIQSTIKAYVRCAQLAQKAGYDGVEIMGSEGYLLNQFLCTRTNQRTDRWGGNIENRMRLPVEIVRQVRAAVGPNFILMYRHSVLDLVEGGNTWPEVVQVAQALEAAGVNLFNTGIGWHEARTPTIVTSVPRAAFASVAARLKQAVKVPVIASNRINMPDEAEALIASGSVDMVSMARPFLADSDWVNKVAAGRVDEINTCIGCNQACLDHTFANKRASCLVNPRAAHETELVYRKAARKKKVAVVGAGPAGLSAATVAAECGHDVTLFDSSDRVGGQFNIAMQVPGKEEFAQTLRYFARRLDITGVTVKLNQRVSREELLAQGFDDIVLATGIVPRTPRIPGVERANVVSYLDVLQRKVVPGKRVAIIGAGGIGFDVGEFLLHDPAVALPLSIEHWCQEWGVDLQAQAHGGLVPAAPAEPYRELYLLQRKTTRVGAGLGKTSGWVHRAVLQRNGVKMLAGVEYRRIDDAGLHITVNGESQVLEIDHVVLCAGQESLTELMPPADTPVVPGAPRFHKIGGAALASELDAKRAIREGATLAASL
- a CDS encoding HDOD domain-containing protein — protein: MPTPNTFTNGRSPLATGSLRVSDTLGRFELRKILGQGAQSTVWLAFDPRMEREVAIKVMRPGSGSDPQALVQWLDEARSVGRVKHPSIVPVYEADIQDHQPYLVFEYIAGNTLDQILKQRGAIPPQEAVALMRDVLDAVAVAHAVNVVHRDLKPSNVLVDGTGRARVLDFGIAARIPDRNSTDPVVAGGGTVGYLSPEAANGGAPSASMDIFSAGVVLAELLTGKPLIDEPDPYRAIYRVVHEQMVLPDEMNADVDDRLRAIVLRALARDPRQRFPTARAFQAELEQWAKPAATASGAGSNSTLDFLLRRMRHKSDFPALSDSVLRIQNMANSDTESVNSVTNEILKDVALTNKLLRMVNSAHYAHRGSINTVSRAVNLVGFNGIRNMALSLVLLEHMQDKAHASQLKEEFLRSLMAGSIGGELCPGAGESEEAFIGAMFQNLGRLLVQFYFPEEASQVRKMVQSTREPVSESAASSQVLGLTFEELGLGIAKAWGLPLSMQRCMRKPTGAVPSKAPSDYDERMRWIALAANEIADVLLHSAPKDVDARVQAVTRKYVSALGVGSKAVQAATTAARQKLIELAAAMEIRVSPGSAAANLLSMPTLPSGKDDEEGAAQEADSGLAAFALHATNTTLPDGKSFAAPKDSSVTETLTAGIQDITNAMVEDFKLTDVLRMILETMIRALHFDHIIFCMRDAKTETMTGRFGLGQGVEVFAKGFKVPLKTATPDLFAVVCQKGTDTMISDATEPRLAQRLPEWYRKGLNAHTFLLLPLMIKGAPFGLIYADKKNRGSLELDEKELALLRTLRNQAVMAFKQST